A window of Photobacterium toruni genomic DNA:
CATTAGTGATGAAAGAGTTACCCTTTAATTATGGTCAAGTGGGTTATAGCTTAGTGTGGTATCAGCCAAGTATGAACGATCCTGCGTTACGGTGGTTATATCAACAGATTACGGCAATAGGGCAAACAATCGGTCAGCCTACATCGGTATAATAAAAGCAGGGATATTGCAATAAAAGGCAGTGATGATCTTCAATCACCACTGGCGATAGTTTTAGGAACAATTACACATATACACTGGGTAATACTAAGTTAGTAACACCACGTGCGGTCAGTAATGCTGCTAATGTTTCAATGTCATCTTGCCCACATGTATGCCAGTTTAATGACTCGCCTGTAACGCCATGATGTTGAAAAGCATTGATCTTAATGCGAGCACTATCATCTAACGTTATTAAATAAGCGGCGACAGCATCGATATATTGCTCATAATCGGTGATTTCTGGAATCTGCAATAATCGTACTTCATATAATTTTTGATGCTGACTTAACCAATCAATACTGGCTAATACACGATCATTATCACGGCCAGTTAACCAGCGATGCGTGCTGTTATTCCACGCCTTTAAATCAATCATTGCGCCATCAAGATAGGGTAAGATCATTTGCCAACCAGTAATGCTTAAACTGCCATTACTGTCGATCATACAGCTCAGATGTTGCAAAGTAGCATCGGATTTTATGGCTTTAAATAGCGCGATAATGTACGGTAATTGTAGCGTTGCCTCTCCTCCCGTTACTGTTATTCCATTAATAAATAATAAATTATCTCTGATTAAGGCTAAGGTATCAGCCACTGTTAACTGCTGTGTTTTCGGGGTTGATTGTTTATTACATGCGCCTAAACAGGTATCACACTCAGTGCAGCTCGACATATTCCATGCCACAAACGATTTATTGTTTTGTGTCGTAAGTTGTAGTGATTGTGTGGGGCAGCTTGGTACGCAATCACCACATTGATTACACATATCAATTGTTTGCGGGTTATGGCAATTTTTGCAGCGGTAGTTACACCCCTGCAAAAACAGCACCATACGATTGCCTGGACCATCAACACATGAGTAATTCAATATTTTGCTGACTGTGGCAGAAATCATATTATGGTTATCTTTTATTTAGCTAAATAAACAGGTGACATTTCACGACTAATAACTCGAGGTTGACGCTCTAGAATACGTGTATTTTCAGACGCTTCTGTACCTAACCATGTTGTATTCGTACGTGAACCTTGCTCTTTAAATTTTGAAATATCAGACAACTTAACCATATAACCTGTTATACGAATAAGATCATTGCTGGCAACGTTTGCAGTGAACTCACGAAAACCGAGTGCCAGTGCACCTTTACATAATTGCATTAATGCGAGTGGGTTATTCTTAATCGTTTCTTCGATGGTTAAAATCTCACTGATACCTGAGGTGTAGTATTTATGGTGTGCCGCTAATGCTTTAATGTGGACCACTGGATCAGGTTCTGTGCCGTAAGGAATACGAATGCCCGGTGTAACTTCATGGTCACAACTAATACCGCCTTGAGAATGCAATAATGCACGATCGGCTAAGCCATATGTCACTGGTGTTGTTGTTACAATGTCACTTAATGTTTCACTTATTTTCAGTGCGATAGCGTTAGCATCTTCATCGTGACCATATTTTGCCGCTGAGCCTGATTTTTTCATCAGAATATTAACCGCTTCAGCCATTCCGAAAATACCAAACATCGGCGCAAAGCGATTTTCATCGATTAACCCCTCAGTGGTTAAGAAACCGCTAAAGAAATTTGATTCTTTATGTAAGAAAGCTGAACGGGCTTCGATCAGTTCAAACATCAGTGAACTATAATATGGCAGAGTTGTTGTTAGAAATTCTTCAATGTTATTACTGCGTAATGCGACTTCTTTTAAGTTCATTCGAACTAACGTATTTGCGCCACCCGCAAGAGGAAGAGAGTTATAGCAACTTACGATACCAAAACCAGGTGCACCAAATGTATCTGCGAACATTGGATAGTTAGCAATGTGTGGTTTGCTACACTCACAAATATTATCACACGCTTGCTGTAATAAGCTTTCTGGTGTGATTTGAGGGTCGTACATAAAAGTTAAATTGGGTGCGACTTGTTTAAGCTCTGCATCAATAGTTAAAATCATACGACAGACGATGTTATCTGTTGGACCAATATTGACGTGCATGAAAGCATCTGGCAGGGTGCGGTCAAGCATGATCCAGAAATTTTTAAGCTTACGGTATAGAATATCTTCGCTTACATCTGCCACAAAGGGGAGTAGGATTTCGTCAAGCTGACCAAGATAAACAGGAATATTAGTGACTGACGGTACGTGATGATAGATGATTGTCAGTAAGTTGATAGCTTCGTCTAAATTAGTTGCCGGATCCAGTTCTAAGTATTCTGAACCTTGCTGTAAAAACTTAGCGTAATCAGGAAGAACATAGCGAGGCTTGAAAGGGGCGTTACCTTCAAACATATCACAAATAATCCCCGCTTCTTTTGCTGATGAAACGTCAGTAGAAATTGGCATATAGTCTACAAGTGCTTCTGCTTCTAATGACAGGAACAACGTTTTTTGTTTTGCACTTAGTGTTGCATCAGTAATGATATTTTTAATTTTAGTTGGTGATGTCATTGCGCTGTTCTTCTTATATCCATAGATTTTATATGGCTAATTTAACGTACGTCTTATGTTTCCAGAAGTGAAAAAGAAAGAATAGTGCTTTTCTTAAATGGAAATCCATATAGTGAAATTATTAAGACTAAGCAAAAGGAAGAATTAAATTATTTTTATAAATATATTATGTCAAGCGGGTTAGGATGGCTGTTATATAACAATAGAAGAAAGTGGTGGTTGTTATTAAGTTAGTCATAATTTGTTCATAGATAAATAAATGCTGTATCGAAATAGCAACGATGAAGCTTAATTATTGAACTGACAAGCTATTAAAACATGAGATTTTTATTTTTTTCACATTGGAATTGAAATTTAATAAAATAATGTTTTTTTATGGAAGAATAAAGTGTAAAATTTTTAGTTTAATTAAATCAGTTGGTTGTTTTGTTTTTTTAGTCGAATGTTAAGATAAAAAATCATGATCTGGTATAATTAAATTTTAAATTTTCATTTTTTGAATTGTATCATCTGTCAAAATTTGTCTAAATACACCCAGTTAGTTTTTTTATGAACTATGGATTGCCGTCATTGCATATCAATAAGATAAGCTGTAATGCTAGGTATGGTATTTTTTGTTCTATTTTATAGGTAAGGATCGCTTTGACGATGTTTAATCCTCAACGTGTAAGCAAGCTTTTAATGTTATCACTCATGGTACCCGGTAGTGTTTTTGCTGCTGAGGTAACTCCTGCTATTCCACACAATGTTGCTGCTGTATCACAAAATAACAGTGTGCCCATTGTTGGTCCTAGTACGGTATTGCCTAAAATGCCTTCGACTACACGAAAAGCCCCGTTAACTACTGGCAGTGTTGATTGGTCTTCATTGAATAATATCAATTTGCAAAGCACAAAAATGTTATGCAGTGATACACCAAGTAACGTGTGTTTCACTAAACAAATTGAGCAAGCTTATGCGCAAAATAAATTTTATCCACTCTGGAATACAGTCGCATTACGCAATGAGCTAACATTACAACTGCAAGTTATCGCTGATAGCAAAATGCTACCTGGTATTGCACAGCGTTTAGCTGAAATGAAGCAACTAGAACAAGAAGGCAATCTACGTGGCTATGATTTATTAGCAACAGATACTTACTATGTTTACCGTGCGTTTCAGAATTACATTGCTCAACATCGTAATGTATTATTCTTATCTGAACCCGTTAAAATGACTCATAATATTATGTTGGACTATGCGAAAGGTGATGACGCATACCCAATGACACTGGCTAAATTAGCAATGTATCGTCCTACATATGTTGATTTTGAGCCGACAATGAAGGTTATTCAGAAGTTTGAACATTTAGCGCCGCATCATTTAGTAGCATCAAATTTTAAAGGCGTATATCGTCAAGGTGCTGTATTGCCAAAAGGACATGAAATTGTTCAGGTTCTCTATAATCTAGGTGATATGTCAGCGACAGATCGTGATACCTTATTAGCGCAGCCAACAATCACAAATACGGGCATTATGTTTAATAGCCTTAAGACCTTTCAAAAGCGTCACGGCCTAGGTGTTGATGGTATTGTTGGTCCTGGTACTGTTAAACAGTTGGTAATGCCTTATAGTGATATTGCTCGTGTTCTTGCATTGAATACGTTACGTTTATCAGCTTTAAATCGTCATAATGATACTCGTGCGCATATCTGGGTAAATATTCCGAACTATAAGTTAGAAGTGTTCGATAACGGTAAAAAAGTCTTTGAGTCTAAAGTTATCGTTGGTCGTGATACTCGACCAACAAACTTATTCTCATCGGCTATCACAACGATGGTTGTTAATCCATATTGGAATGTACCGATTACAATTAAACAGCATGATGTGATTCCGAAAGTGAAGATATCACGTGATTATTTGAAAGCGCATAATATGCAAATTCTAAACAGCTGGCGTGATCGTACTGTTATTCCACCAAGCAGCATTGATTGGGCAACAGTAAATCCTAAAACATTCCCTCATGAATTCCAGCAAGGTCCTGGTCCTCATAACTCATTGGGTAATGTGAAATTTCTAATGCCAAATGACTATGCTATTTTCTTACATGATACGCCTGCTCATGGTTTATTTAGCCGTAATAAGCGTGATTTAAGTTCTGGTTGTGTACGTGTTGAACGTGCTGATGATTTAGCAAATTATGTTATTGATTATCAAGATCGTAGTAGTATTGCACCATTCAAAACAATGCTAGATACCAAGCAACACAAAGTTGTGAGCTTATCTAAGCGTATTGATGTTGATTTCGTGTATCTAACCGCGTGGGTTGATCAAGACGGTCATCTACAAATGCGTAGTGATATTTATGGCTATGACTCACCACAAGCTAAGCCGATTAAAGCAAAATTCATTACCATGAAAGATTTTGTTAAACGTTAAACTATTACGGACTGCATAATATTTATGAAAGCCAGCATTTAGATGCTGGCTTTTTTATGTGCGTAATTTGATAACTCAGGGTAGAATTTAGTTATTATTTTAAAAACAATATAGTTAGGATGTCGTACTGTGCGACATAATGGGAACGTAATGTTAAAAGCTATTTTTTTAGATATGGATGAAACATTATGTGCAACATCAGTTGCAGATAAACAAGCATTGGCGACGTTAAAACACTATGTTCAATCGCAGTTCCCAACTGTGGATGCAGATATTTTTTGTCAACGCTATATTGCTGGAATTTATAAACAGCTAAATGATGAATTTCCACAATTAGTGATGCTATTAGATAATGAGCTATTGTTTCGTCAAACGTTAGTACAAACACTATTTTCTCAGCAGCAATTGACTATTTCCTTTGAGCAAGCTGCTGCTATTCAAGCGTCATTTGATGATGGTCGTATGGCTGGGTTTGATTTTTTCCCTGAAGTTAAAACGATGCTGGCCACATTGCGTCAATATTATAAGCTGGTGGTGATAACCAATGGACCTGTTTTCTCACAGCACCCTAAACTTATCGCAACGGCGATGGCTGAACATGTTGATTATATCATTGTGGGTGGGGAGGAACCGGCAGAAAAACCGGCATTAAGTATTTTCAAAAAAGCATTAGAATTAGTGGAGTGCCAACCAAATGAAGTGCTGCATATGGGGGATTCATTGGCAGCCGATATTGCCGGTGCGAATGGTGCTGGTATTGTGAGTGTGTGGGTGGATACTGGAAAGGAGAGTGACCATGAGAAACTTTCGCAGTTCCCACCTACGTATATTGTGACAGAGCCTCGGCAACTATTGGACGTGATTACACAACATTTTGCTTAGAGAATAACCAACGATTATAGCGTGAAGAATAAAAATGCCACTAGATATCTATTTTAGTTAGCAGTGGCATTTTTTATTTTATTAACGATTAGCCATTATTATTGTTTTACAGATTCCATATTACGTGTTTTCCATAATGACGCACTGATAGCGATCGTGATAGAAAGTATAATGACACCAAGCGAAATAACTGTTGGAATCGCATAAGGTGAACCAACAAGTAACATTTTGATACCAATGAAGCTGAGAATAAAGGCTAAAGCGACACGAAGATAGCAGAAACGAGTGAGCATACCTTCTAAAACGAAATACAATGAACGTAAACCAAGTAGGGCAAATACGTTAGCGGTAAAGACTAAGAATGCTTCTTGAGTAACAGCAAAAATAGCTGGGATGGAATCAAGTGCAAACATTACATCAGTTAGGGCAATAACAGCGACTACAACTAATAATGGTGTAGCTAGCCAGCCTTTATCATCTTTAACAAACATTTTATGATCATGATAGTCGTCAGAAACTCTAAATAATCGTTTTACAAGACGTACCGGTGCTGAATTTGAAAAGTCTTCTTGCTCTTCTTCGCCTTCACGCCAAAGTTTAAAACCAGTGTAAAGTAGGAAAACAGCAAAAATATATAGAATCCAGTGATAATCAGCTAATAGTTTTGCGCCAACACCAATTAGACCTGCACGTAAGAAAAGAGCGCCAACAATACCAAGCATTAGGATACGAGGACGTAAACGCTCTGGTACTGCAAATTGACCAAAAATTAAGGCGAAGACAAATAGGTTATCGACACTTAGAGATTTTTCTAATAAGTAGCCAGTAATAAATGATGTTGCTGCTTGTTTATTTGTATATGTACTTTCTGGTGCCATTTGGGGCCAATATAGATAAATAAAGCCCATAAAAATAAAGGCTAAAAATACCCAAAAAACACTCCAAAGTGCTGCTGTTTTAATTGATATCTTACCGCCACGTGTTTGGTACAAATCCAATGCAAGCATTAATACTGTTAATACAGCAAACCCTTCATAACTAAAAATACTCATAGAGTTCTCTCTTTATATATAAATATCTAATGCACTAATTTATTGCTATTAGTCTTGCTGTTTATTTAACGATATTTATAAAAATCAAATTAAATGAAACAGCACGCATAACAATATATTGTTGCATAGAATAAAATACGAAAGGTATGCCATAGGCGAGCCTAAACAAAACCTTCCGCACATTAAAAAAACCTATGCAATTGTATTACATAGGTTCGATTACATTTTTATGTAAACGATAATGGCATTGGTCTCGTCAAAATGGTGTTCGCAGTGGCGTCTATGGCAGACAAAAGTTACTGCGAGCAAATCCATTTACGGCTGCCGGAAGCGTATGGCTTCGAGATGACGACAGGCGAACAATTGTGACTACTCCCCAAACGAGGCAATTTTAGACTTGTAGACTGTAAGTTTCCAGTCGTTTTTATGGTTAATTTGGTTAAATATCTTAAATAGCTTTAATTTAGTGCAATAAGATGTGAATGTGGTGATTAAAATATCGTTTAATTGTTTTGTTGTACTTATCAATAGGGTATAGAGTCGCTTGAAAAATAATTTATTAAGTGACATGCAAGGTTAAGACTACGGCCGGATAGCGTTGTAATGTAAATTATAAGTAGTTGTTATTTTTATAAAATTAAATTTATTTTATAGATAATGTGTTTTTTAGAGGGTATTACTGCTGCTCTTATGTTAA
This region includes:
- a CDS encoding YjjW family glycine radical enzyme activase encodes the protein MISATVSKILNYSCVDGPGNRMVLFLQGCNYRCKNCHNPQTIDMCNQCGDCVPSCPTQSLQLTTQNNKSFVAWNMSSCTECDTCLGACNKQSTPKTQQLTVADTLALIRDNLLFINGITVTGGEATLQLPYIIALFKAIKSDATLQHLSCMIDSNGSLSITGWQMILPYLDGAMIDLKAWNNSTHRWLTGRDNDRVLASIDWLSQHQKLYEVRLLQIPEITDYEQYIDAVAAYLITLDDSARIKINAFQHHGVTGESLNWHTCGQDDIETLAALLTARGVTNLVLPSVYV
- a CDS encoding YjjI family glycine radical enzyme, producing the protein MTSPTKIKNIITDATLSAKQKTLFLSLEAEALVDYMPISTDVSSAKEAGIICDMFEGNAPFKPRYVLPDYAKFLQQGSEYLELDPATNLDEAINLLTIIYHHVPSVTNIPVYLGQLDEILLPFVADVSEDILYRKLKNFWIMLDRTLPDAFMHVNIGPTDNIVCRMILTIDAELKQVAPNLTFMYDPQITPESLLQQACDNICECSKPHIANYPMFADTFGAPGFGIVSCYNSLPLAGGANTLVRMNLKEVALRSNNIEEFLTTTLPYYSSLMFELIEARSAFLHKESNFFSGFLTTEGLIDENRFAPMFGIFGMAEAVNILMKKSGSAAKYGHDEDANAIALKISETLSDIVTTTPVTYGLADRALLHSQGGISCDHEVTPGIRIPYGTEPDPVVHIKALAAHHKYYTSGISEILTIEETIKNNPLALMQLCKGALALGFREFTANVASNDLIRITGYMVKLSDISKFKEQGSRTNTTWLGTEASENTRILERQPRVISREMSPVYLAK
- a CDS encoding L,D-transpeptidase family protein, coding for MFNPQRVSKLLMLSLMVPGSVFAAEVTPAIPHNVAAVSQNNSVPIVGPSTVLPKMPSTTRKAPLTTGSVDWSSLNNINLQSTKMLCSDTPSNVCFTKQIEQAYAQNKFYPLWNTVALRNELTLQLQVIADSKMLPGIAQRLAEMKQLEQEGNLRGYDLLATDTYYVYRAFQNYIAQHRNVLFLSEPVKMTHNIMLDYAKGDDAYPMTLAKLAMYRPTYVDFEPTMKVIQKFEHLAPHHLVASNFKGVYRQGAVLPKGHEIVQVLYNLGDMSATDRDTLLAQPTITNTGIMFNSLKTFQKRHGLGVDGIVGPGTVKQLVMPYSDIARVLALNTLRLSALNRHNDTRAHIWVNIPNYKLEVFDNGKKVFESKVIVGRDTRPTNLFSSAITTMVVNPYWNVPITIKQHDVIPKVKISRDYLKAHNMQILNSWRDRTVIPPSSIDWATVNPKTFPHEFQQGPGPHNSLGNVKFLMPNDYAIFLHDTPAHGLFSRNKRDLSSGCVRVERADDLANYVIDYQDRSSIAPFKTMLDTKQHKVVSLSKRIDVDFVYLTAWVDQDGHLQMRSDIYGYDSPQAKPIKAKFITMKDFVKR
- a CDS encoding HAD family hydrolase, with translation MLKAIFLDMDETLCATSVADKQALATLKHYVQSQFPTVDADIFCQRYIAGIYKQLNDEFPQLVMLLDNELLFRQTLVQTLFSQQQLTISFEQAAAIQASFDDGRMAGFDFFPEVKTMLATLRQYYKLVVITNGPVFSQHPKLIATAMAEHVDYIIVGGEEPAEKPALSIFKKALELVECQPNEVLHMGDSLAADIAGANGAGIVSVWVDTGKESDHEKLSQFPPTYIVTEPRQLLDVITQHFA
- a CDS encoding TerC family protein, giving the protein MSIFSYEGFAVLTVLMLALDLYQTRGGKISIKTAALWSVFWVFLAFIFMGFIYLYWPQMAPESTYTNKQAATSFITGYLLEKSLSVDNLFVFALIFGQFAVPERLRPRILMLGIVGALFLRAGLIGVGAKLLADYHWILYIFAVFLLYTGFKLWREGEEEQEDFSNSAPVRLVKRLFRVSDDYHDHKMFVKDDKGWLATPLLVVVAVIALTDVMFALDSIPAIFAVTQEAFLVFTANVFALLGLRSLYFVLEGMLTRFCYLRVALAFILSFIGIKMLLVGSPYAIPTVISLGVIILSITIAISASLWKTRNMESVKQ